The following proteins are encoded in a genomic region of Cervus elaphus chromosome 15, mCerEla1.1, whole genome shotgun sequence:
- the PRF1 gene encoding perforin-1, which translates to MATRGLLLGILLLLPTPAPAPCYTAAHSECQRARKFVPGSWLAGEGVDVTTLQRSGSFPVDTQHFLRPDGTCTLCRNALQKDAPQRLPLAITGWRAHGTGCKRKVVKYEGRSTEDVAGEAASSIRNDWKVGLDVSPKTDTNVRVTVAGSHSQAANFAAQKTHQDTYRFSLDLVECRFYSFHLVHTPPVHPEFKRALKMLPPHFNTSTEPDYRRLISSYGTHFIRSMELGGRTSALTALRTCELALEGLTANEVEDCLAVEAEVSISSRASASSSFKECEEKKKQHKLGTSFHQAYRERHSSVDGGHHSTMHDLLFGNQAGPEQFSAWVASLQDSPGLVDYALEPLHMLVESHNPRREALRRAVSKYVTDRARWRDCNRPCPPGQHKNPKNPCQCMCPGSAATTQDCCPRQRGLAHLQVMNFKASGLWGDWITATDAYVKVFFGGQEQRTATVWDNNNPTWMTRLDFGDVLLATGGPLRVQVWDADNGWDDDLLGTCDRTPKSGSHEVSCHLNHGHLKFSYQAKCLPHLMGERCLQYAPQGLLGDPPGNRSGPVW; encoded by the exons ATGGCCACCCGAGGGCTCCTCCTCGGCATCCTCCTGCTTCTGCCCACgcccgcccctgccccctgctACACGGCCGCACACTCTGAATGCCAGCGCGCCCGCAAGTTTGTGCCAGGCTCCTGGCTGGCAGGGGAGGGCGTGGACGTGACCACCCTCCAGCGCTCAGGCTCGTTCCCAGTGGACACACAGCACTTCCTGCGGCCCGACGGCACTTGCACCCTCTGCCGCAATGCCCTGCAGAAGGATGCCCCCCAGCGCCTGCCCCTGGCGATCACCGGCTGGCGTGCCCACGGAACGGGCTGCAAGCGCAAGGTGGTCAAGTATGAGGGCCGCTCCACCGAGGATGTGGCGGGGGAGGCGGCCAGCAGCATTCGCAATGACTGGAAGGTGGGGCTAGACGTGTCTCCCAAGACAGACACTAACGTGCGCGTGACCGTGGCGGGCTCCCACTCCCAGGCTGCCAACTTCGCCGCCCAGAAGACTCACCAGGACACGTACCGCTTCAGCCTGGACTTAGTGGAGTGTCGTTTTTACAG TTTCCACCTGGTGCACACTCCCCCAGTACACCCTGAGTTCAAGAGGGCCCTCAAGATGCTGCCCCCCCACTTCAACACCTCCACCGAGCCCGACTACCGGAGGCTTATCTCCAGCTACGGAACCCACTTCATCCGGTCCATGGAGCTGGGCGGCCGCACCTCAGCCCTCACTGCCCTGCGCACCTGTGAGCTGGCCCTGGAGGGGCTCACGGCCAACGAGGTCGAGGACTGCCTGGCTGTCGAGGCTGAGGTCAGCATAAGCAGCCGCGCCAGTGCCTCGTCATCGTTCAAGGAATGTGAGGAGAAGAAGAAGCAGCACAAGTTGGGGACCTCCTTCCACCAGGCCTACCGGGAACGCCATTCCAGTGTTGATGGTGGCCACCACTCAACCATGCATGACCTGCTCTTCGGGAACCAGGCTGGGCCCGAGCAGTTCTCAGCCTGGGTGGCCTCATTGCAGGACAGCCCTGGCCTGGTGGACTACGCGCTGGAGCCTCTGCACATGCTTGTGGAGAGCCACAACCCACGGCGGGAGGCCCTCAGGCGGGCCGTGAGCAAGTACGTGACTGACAGGGCACGCTGGAGGGACTGCAACCGCCCGTGCCCCCCAGGGCAGCACAAGAACCCAAAGAACCCATGCCAGTGCATGTGCCCTGGTTCAGCAGCCACCACCCAAGACTGCTGTCCccggcagaggggcctggcccaCCTGCAGGTCATGAACTTCAAGGCATCAGGTCTGTGGGGAGACTGGATCACTGCCACGGACGCCTATGTGAAGGTCTTCTTCGGCGGCCAGGAGCAGAGGACCGCCACAGTATGGGACAATAACAACCCCACGTGGATGACGCGGCTGGACTTCGGGGATGTGCTCCTGGCCACTGGGGGCCCCCTGAGAGTGCAGGTCTGGGACGCAGACAATGGCTGGGACGATGACCTGCTCGGCACTTGTGACCGCACCCCAAAGTCTGGCTCACATGAGGTGTCGTGCCATTTGAACCACGGTCACCTGAAATTCTCCTACCAGGCCAAATGCTTGCCTCACCTGATGGGGGAGAGGTGCCTGCAGTATGCCCCCCAAGGGCTTCTGGGGGACCCTCCAGGAAACCGGAGTGGGCCAGTGTGGTGA